Proteins encoded together in one Sceloporus undulatus isolate JIND9_A2432 ecotype Alabama chromosome 4, SceUnd_v1.1, whole genome shotgun sequence window:
- the NELFCD gene encoding negative elongation factor C/D has protein sequence MEEPDYFGGGSAAEWGDDTDGGAQDDDYGEEDDAEVQQECLHKFSTRDYIMEPSIFNTLKRYFQAGGSPENVIQLLSENYTAVAQTVNLLAEWLIQTGVEPIQVQETVENHLKSLLIKHFDPRKADSIFTEEGETPAWLEQMIAHTTWRDLFYKLAEAHPDCLMLNFTVKLISDAGYQGEITSVSTACQQLEVFSRVLRTSLATILDGGEENLEKNLPEFAKMVCHGEHTYLFAQAIMSILAQEEQGGSAVRRIAQEVQRFAHEKGHDASQITLALGTAASYPRACQALGAMLSKGALNPADITVLFKMFTSMDPPPVELIRVPAFLDLFMLSLFKPGAKINQDHKHKYIHILAYAASVVETWKKNKRVSINKDELKSTSKAVETVHNLCCNENKGASELVAELSTLYQCIRFPVVAMGVLKWVDWTVSEPRYFQLQTDHTPVHLALLDEISTCHQLLHPLVLQLLVKLFETEHSQLDVMEQLELKKTLLDRMVHLLSRGYVLPVVGYIRKCLEKLDTDISLIRYFVTEVLDVIAPPYTSDFVQLFLPMLENDSIAGTIKAEGEHDPVTEFIAHCKSNFIVVN, from the exons CAAGATGATGATTATGGAGAAGAAGATGATGCTGAAGTTCAGCAGGAGTGTTTGCACAAGTTTTCTACCCGAGATTATATCATGGAGCCATCCATATTTAATACTCTAAAAAG GTATTTCCAGGCAGGTGGCTCTCCAGAAAATGTGATCCAGCTTTTATCAGAGAACTATACTGCTGTAGCCCAGACAGTAAATTTGCTGGCTGAGTGGCTCATTCAGACAG GTGTTGAGCCAATTCAAGTCCAGGAGACAGtggaaaaccatttaaaaagcttGCTCATTAAACATTTTGACCCTCGAAAAGCAGATTCCATTTTCACAGAGGAAGGAGAG ACTCCAGCATGGCTTGAGCAAATGATAGCGCACACTACATGGCGGGACCTCTTCTACAAACTCGCTGAAGCTCATCCAGATTGCCTCATGCTAAACTTTACTGTCAAG CTTATCTCTGATGCTGGGTACCAAGGGGAGATAACCAGCGTATCAACAGCATGTCAGCAGTTAGAAGTTTTTTCTCGAGTACTGCGTACCTCTCTGGCCACCATCTTAGATGGTGGAGAAGAAAATCTGGAGAAGAATTTACCTGAATTCGCT AAAATGGTGTGCCATGGTGAACACACGTATCTCTTTGCCCAAGCTATCATGTCCATATTAGCCCAAGAAGAACAAGGTGGTTCTGCTGTGCGCAGGATTGCTCAGGAGGTTCAGCGGTTTGCTCACGAGAA AGGCCATGATGCTAGTCAGATCACTTTAGCACTTGGAACTGCTGCCTCATACCCTCGTGCCTGCCAGGCCCTTGGTGCCATGTTATCAAAAGGAGCTCTGAACCCAGCAGATATCACAGTCCTCTTTAAAATGTTCACCAGCATGGATCCTCCGCCTGTAGAACTG ATCAGAGTTCCTGCTTTCCTGGATCTCTTCATGCTGTCATTGTTTAAGCCTGGTGCTAAGATCAATCAGGACCATAAACATAAATATATCCATATTTTGGCTTACGCAGCTAGTGTTGTGGAAACATGGAAAAAG AACAAGAGGGTAAGCATAAATAAAGATGAGCTCAAATCCACTTCAAAAGCAGTTGAAACTGTTCACAATCTCTGCTGTAATGAGAATAAAGGAGCTTCTGAACTTGTAGCAGAGCTGAGTACCCTCTACCAGTGCATCAG GTTTCCAGTAGTAGCAATGGGCGTACTGAAATGGGTTGACTGGACAGTGTCAGAGCCTCGATACTTCCAGCTTCAGACTGATCACACTCCAGTGCACTTGGCATTACTGGATGAG ATCAGTACATGTCATCAGCTGCTTCATCCTCTTGTCCTGCAGCTTCTTGTCAAACTCTTTGAGACAGAACACTCTCAGCTTGATGTCATGGAGCAG CTGGAACTGAAAAAGACCCTCCTGGACAGGATGGTACACTTGCTAAGCCGAGGATACGTCCTTCCAGTGGTTGGCTATATCCGCAAGTGCCTGGAAAAGCTGGATACAGACATTTCTCTGATCAGATACTTTGTGACTGAG GTACTGGATGTGATTGCTCCTCCATATACCTCTGATTTTGTGCAGCTTTTTCTTCCAATGCTGGAGAATGACAGCATTGCAGGCACTATTAAGGCAGAAGGCGAACATGACCCTGTTACAGAATTCATAG cTCACTGTAAATCAAATTTCATTGTGgtcaactga